The Leclercia adecarboxylata region TCCCTTTATCGCCAGTGCTGGCGGCGGCATTTTTGACAGCCTGCCCCTGCTCTTTGCGCTGGGTATCGCTATCGGTCTGGCGAAAGATAACGCCGGTGCCGCTGCGCTCGCTGGCGCTGTCGGGTTCCTGGTATTGACCAAAGCCACCGCGGTTATCAACTCGTCGATTAACATGTCGTTCTTCGCCGGGATCATCGCGGGGATCGTGGCAGGCCACTGTTACAACCGTTTCTCTGATACAAAACTGCCTGATTTCCTGGCGTTCTTTGCCGGTAAACGGTTAGTACCCATCATGACCGGGCTTATCTGCCTGCTGCTGGCGTGGATTTGTGGCTATGTCTGGCCATCCGTTCAGCACGGTATCGATACGTTCAGCCTGATGGTTTCGCGCAGCGGCGAGCCGGGCTGGTTTATCTACGGTGTGCTTAACCGCGCATTGATCCCCTTCGGCCTGCACTACATTCTGCATTCAGTATTCTGGTTCAGCCTCGGCGACTGCCTGAAAGTGACCTACGATGCGGCCAGCAGCCTGCACAATATCTGCCTTGCGCCGGACGTGGTGAAAGGGTTAGTGGTAGGTGGGGCCGTACCGGGTATTGATGGTTCCAGTATCACCCAGATCGCCACCGACCTGACCCGCGGCGATCTCAACCGCTTCTTCGCTGGCGACCCGCATGCAGGTGTCTACATGGCGTGGGCGTACCCAATCTTCATGGGCGGCCTGCCTGGCGCAGCGCTAGCCATGTACTTTGCGGCCCCGAAAGCGCGTCGTTCCGTGGTTGGCGGGATGCTGCTTTCCGTGGCGCTGACCGCGTTCCTTACCGGTATCACCGAACCGATTGAGTTTTCCTTCCTGTTCCTTGCTCCTGCTCTGTATGCCCTGCATGCCGTGCTGGCCGGGATCAGCATGGTGATCGTCAACAGCCTCGGCGTGTTGCACGGCTTTGGTTTCTCGGCGGGCCTGATCGATTTCGTGCTGAACTGGGGATTAGCGACTAAACCCTGGATCCTGATCCCCCTGATTGCCCTGTTTTTTGCGATTTACTTCGTGGTCTTCAGCCTGGCGATCCGCTTCTTCAAGCTGAAAACCCCTGGCCGGGAAGAGGACGAAAGCTTAGCGGGCGAATCGGACGACCAGAGCGAAGCCATCACGCAATACATTGCTGCCCTGGGCGGCAAAGAGAACCTGAAGCTGGTGGATGCCTGTATCACCCGCCTGCGTTTAACGCTGGCTGACAACAGCGTCCTCGACGAACCGGCGCTTAAGGCCCTTGGTGCTAAAGGTATTCTGAAGATGGGCACGCAGAACGCGCAGGTGATCCTTGGACCGCAGGCGGAAAGCATCGCGCTGAAAATCAGGGCGCAGCTCAACGCTTAATTAACGCAAAAATCCTCTCCCTCTTTCCCGCGCCGGGAAAGAGGGAGATATCGCCCGGCAAAAAGCGGAACAGTTGCTACATCTCTCCCTTATTTCTTCCGTAAAACCCCCTACACTCTGACCATTGCCTCTTTCCCGGTAACGCTCATGCGTCAGCTACAGAAAATCCGCCAGTATCAACGACTCTCTGTGCATTACGGCTTTACGCCAAAACAGACCACCATTGCCGAAGTCGCCGAGGTGGCGCTGTGCAGCGAACGCCATGCGCGTACGCTGTTACGCCAGCTTAGCGAAAGCGGCTGGTTAAGCTGGCACGCCCAGCCGGGGCGCGGACATCGCGCCACCCTGCACTGCCTGGTCACCACCAGCGAACTCAGCGCCCCGCTCATGCATGCCTGCCTGGAGAAAGGAGATTATCAAAGCGCGTTACAGCTGGCGGACGGCGACCCGGCCAGCCTGCACCACATCATCACCCCGTTTCTTGGCGGCAAATGGCTCAAGCACCAGCCGACGCTGCGCATTCCCTGGTATCGCCCGCTCACCTCGCTGCATCCGGCCCTTCACCGACGGCGCGCCGAGCAACATATCATCTGCGCAGTCCACGCCGGCTTAACCCGCTGTGAACCGGGCCAGGCGCAGCCGGTAGCCGACCTGGCGCACCACTGGGCCTGCTCTGACGACGGCCTGCGCTGGCACTTTTATCTGCGCAGCGGCGCGCACTGGCATAACGGCCAGCCGATCGGCGATGACGACATCCTGGGTGCCTTCCAGCAGCTTTTGGCCGATCCGGCCCGCAACAGCGGGTTGTTGCATATTGACGCGGTCACCCTCGCCGCCCCCGGGTGTCTGGCAGTTTACCTGCATGCGCCGGATGCCCTGCTGGCCCATCGCCTGGCGCACCCTGTCTGCCGCCTGCCGCATCCCCGGCAGCCTGAGGTGGGCGCCGGGCCGTTCGCCATTGCCCGCCACCACTCGCATTTTTTGCGCCTTGAGCGCCAGCCCTGGTACTTTGCCGGCCACCCGCTGCTGCACGCCATTGAGTTCTGGCGTACCGGTATGGCGACCGATAAACCGGCATGGATAACGGTAGGCAAAGGCAACGCCCCGCAGGAGGCGGTCACCTCTACCAGCGGCGGATTCGCGTGGCTGATGGTGAATGCGAAGCTGCCCGTAGCGCTTGCCACCTGGCTGCGCCAGAGCCTGCTGACCCTCAACCAGCAGTGCTTCGACTGGCGTGAAGATCTCCAGACGCGGACAGAAATTCTTCCTGGCCTGCAGGTTCCGCACCTGCCCGCCCAGCCCGCTATCGCGCTGCCCGCCCACCTGACGCTGGTGTGCTACAACACGCCGGAACTGCGTGAACTGGCAGAGAAGTGGCGGGTTCAGTTACATCAGCATGGCTGCGAGCTGCACACCGACTGGAAAGATCGCGACGGCTGGTATGCCCCCGATACGCTGGCGGATGCCGATGTGCTGCTGGGGGATCATCTGGCGACCGGCATGGCCGGATTTGCGCTGGCGGAGTGGTTTATCTATGAGCCAGCCTGGGCTACGGCGCTGGGCGAGGCTGGCTGGGAGGCCGGGAAACAGCAGCTGATGCAAAACAGCAGCAGCGAAGCGCAGTTTGACGCCAGCCTGACGTCCTTTTTTCAACGCCTGCTGGCGGAAGGCCGCTGCACGCCGCTGTTCCACTATCGCTACCGGATCAACGCCCTGGAAAACGTGCAGGATATGGTGCTGACCGCGGGCGGCTGGCTGGACTTTACCCGTGCCTGGCTACCCCCGGCCGCGCTGTAGATCAGCGGTGCGGGCCGGGGATCGCTGAATCACGCAGGATGAGCTCTCCGGCGAAGGTCTGGCGGAAGGTGAAGTCCCCGCCGTCGAGCATAAAGATCAGACGGCTGATGGTCTCTTTCACCATCTCGGTCACCGGCACGCGCACGCTGGAGAGCGAAGGCACGATGTACGGCGCCATTGCAATGTCATCGAAACCCACCACCGACACCGCTTCCGGCACGGCGACCCCGCTGTCGTGAAGCTGCTTGATGGCGCCAATCGCCATATCGTCGTTACTCGCCACCAGCGCGGTAAAGCTTTCGCCGCGCGCAAGCAGCGTAGCCACGCCCGCCGCGCCGCTGGCCGGGTTCCATTTGCCTTCAACAATCAGCGATTCGCGCAGGGGAATGCGGTGCGCAGCAAGGGCGTCTTTGTAGCCGGAAAGACGTTCAATCCCGGTAGGGGAATCCAGCGATCCGGTAATAAACGCAATATCGCGATGGCCCTGTTCGATAAGGGTTGATACCGCCGCCTGGCTGGAGGCTTTATGATCTGACCAGACGCAGTGGCTGCTGTTTTTGCGCAGACGACGGTTGAGCACGATCACCGGCTGCTCGTGCTTCTGGATAATCTCGTCCATCTCATCGACGCTGAGAAAACGCGGATAGATGATGATCGCATCGCAGCGCATATCCAGCAGATACTGAATCGCGGCACGCTCTTCATCGGCGCTGTGCTTACCGTCGGCGAGGATCAGCTGACGCCCTTTTTCCTCGGTCATTCGCGCCGCATGGAAAAGCAGCTCGCTGAAATAGACCCCGTGGTAGAGGGTGTTCGTCACCACCAGCCCGAGGGTCTGCGTGCTTTTGGTCGCCAGGTTCCGCGCCAGTAAATTGGGCCGGTAGCCGCTCTCTGCAATCGCCTGAAAAACCCTGTCTTTTGTCTCCTGGCTCACGTAGCCATTGCCCGAAAGCACCCGGGAAACCGTCGCCTTCGAAACCCCTGCCCGCTTCGCCACTTCCAGCATCGTGGTCATGCATCTGTTCCGTCTTAATCCAGTGAGCGGCAGTGTACTGCACCGCGCGAAAATTGTCGCAGCGTGGATCGCACGCTTTTTAATGCGACAGGTGATCGCCATCACGAATCTAAAAAATGGCTAAAACGTGATCTTGTTTGATCGGATGAAACTCTTCATGATTTTGTGGAACCGGTTTCCTATATAAGTTTCATCGCTCACCCCGATGAAAACGTACCTTACTGATAAAACAGGATACAACCCGATGGCCAAAAATTATGCTGCGCTGGCTAATGCCGTTGTCAGCG contains the following coding sequences:
- the nagE gene encoding N-acetylglucosamine-specific PTS transporter subunit IIBC — translated: MNVFSYLQRLGKALMLPIATLPVAAILLRLGQPDVFNIPFIASAGGGIFDSLPLLFALGIAIGLAKDNAGAAALAGAVGFLVLTKATAVINSSINMSFFAGIIAGIVAGHCYNRFSDTKLPDFLAFFAGKRLVPIMTGLICLLLAWICGYVWPSVQHGIDTFSLMVSRSGEPGWFIYGVLNRALIPFGLHYILHSVFWFSLGDCLKVTYDAASSLHNICLAPDVVKGLVVGGAVPGIDGSSITQIATDLTRGDLNRFFAGDPHAGVYMAWAYPIFMGGLPGAALAMYFAAPKARRSVVGGMLLSVALTAFLTGITEPIEFSFLFLAPALYALHAVLAGISMVIVNSLGVLHGFGFSAGLIDFVLNWGLATKPWILIPLIALFFAIYFVVFSLAIRFFKLKTPGREEDESLAGESDDQSEAITQYIAALGGKENLKLVDACITRLRLTLADNSVLDEPALKALGAKGILKMGTQNAQVILGPQAESIALKIRAQLNA
- a CDS encoding SgrR family transcriptional regulator yields the protein MRQLQKIRQYQRLSVHYGFTPKQTTIAEVAEVALCSERHARTLLRQLSESGWLSWHAQPGRGHRATLHCLVTTSELSAPLMHACLEKGDYQSALQLADGDPASLHHIITPFLGGKWLKHQPTLRIPWYRPLTSLHPALHRRRAEQHIICAVHAGLTRCEPGQAQPVADLAHHWACSDDGLRWHFYLRSGAHWHNGQPIGDDDILGAFQQLLADPARNSGLLHIDAVTLAAPGCLAVYLHAPDALLAHRLAHPVCRLPHPRQPEVGAGPFAIARHHSHFLRLERQPWYFAGHPLLHAIEFWRTGMATDKPAWITVGKGNAPQEAVTSTSGGFAWLMVNAKLPVALATWLRQSLLTLNQQCFDWREDLQTRTEILPGLQVPHLPAQPAIALPAHLTLVCYNTPELRELAEKWRVQLHQHGCELHTDWKDRDGWYAPDTLADADVLLGDHLATGMAGFALAEWFIYEPAWATALGEAGWEAGKQQLMQNSSSEAQFDASLTSFFQRLLAEGRCTPLFHYRYRINALENVQDMVLTAGGWLDFTRAWLPPAAL
- a CDS encoding LacI family DNA-binding transcriptional regulator; protein product: MTTMLEVAKRAGVSKATVSRVLSGNGYVSQETKDRVFQAIAESGYRPNLLARNLATKSTQTLGLVVTNTLYHGVYFSELLFHAARMTEEKGRQLILADGKHSADEERAAIQYLLDMRCDAIIIYPRFLSVDEMDEIIQKHEQPVIVLNRRLRKNSSHCVWSDHKASSQAAVSTLIEQGHRDIAFITGSLDSPTGIERLSGYKDALAAHRIPLRESLIVEGKWNPASGAAGVATLLARGESFTALVASNDDMAIGAIKQLHDSGVAVPEAVSVVGFDDIAMAPYIVPSLSSVRVPVTEMVKETISRLIFMLDGGDFTFRQTFAGELILRDSAIPGPHR